In the genome of Ananas comosus cultivar F153 linkage group 11, ASM154086v1, whole genome shotgun sequence, one region contains:
- the LOC109717784 gene encoding putative disease resistance protein RGA1 isoform X2, translating to MALPFIAESAASAIIENLVSTCSSYLEACPAAGGMQDELERLQHALPQVQAVLTAVEEGAMVMAQNKALDTWLWQLRDAVECAEDVLDELEYYELEKTVQDRDNEVPGILSKCRRKFDSFVNRIFSDDTLKRLREAVKGLDRVVAGMGPLLQLVTGLYGPGVKRRKIEEVRNARETSSLLTESEVLGRDEERDLIVEWLIKPRDTDVSAFTIVGMGGFGKTTLAQLVYSDERVREYFDPIMWVCVSQDFDAAVITRKMLEGASSESFGDKSLNALHYILKQKILSKRFLLMLDDVWNDDNTIEWEKLVAPLKFGQRGSKILLTTRMGSVADMVAKVMQCKKESLNLNGLKESDCMSLFNKHAFLGVNPDDYKNLRPIGEQIVKKLGGCPLAIKVTGGLLNSCMDYDYWKRILKKDIVELQHRKDDIMTILRLSYDHLPTNLQLCFRYCSIFPQDFMFKRKELVYMWTGSGLIPQSICGTRRPEDIGKEYLDLLTRKSFFTCKASERGFEIPKFYVMHDLLHELAQSVSLGECIRIEGDVVGKTIPRTVRHLSVDKVNILSIREISNLKKLRTLVISIKKNHDHSADHALVFNEVIKGFKSLRLFSLYVNFDFHRLLDALYWLIHLRYLSLTLSLPLEAVMNKSFMNLFPQSLFRLYHLVVMKFSTPVLMTSRNIEYDGLTNLVNLRLLDLPRGMIKNIRYVSKLSFIRKLEYFFVQEESGYKISELKNLRDLRRLNIRELENVSTSEEATEAKLNEKEYLKSLLLGWSSDRCHSAEADEQLLDNLCPHINVRKLCIEEYKGIKSPCWMTDLYLINLTCIQLVNCKEWEHLPPLGGLPSLNIIRLKGLVAVKQIGCSFYGCGGVCAFPSLKQLFLLDMPNLEEWIGIADGCMFPQLHTMVIRDCPNLRGMPTLPRSLRLLLISHVGLTALPAINQDCKNDSPPFPNNVSQKNPVDCFLKLGRLSIDHHALLLMEPIRSLTFISSLTLSGASQLTSLPEEWILQNHTALKFLSIRNAVSLQSLTQSMTKLCSLENLGVYNASLIRSLPDLPTSLCTLCITGCHPVLKERCQENIGLDWPKIANIRYVRIE from the exons ATGGCTTTACCTTTCATAGCCGAATCGGCGGCGTCGGCAATCATTGAGAATCTCGTTAGCACTTGCTCATCCTACCTCGAGGCGTGCCCGGCGGCCGGCGGCATGCAGGACGAGCTTGAACGGCTGCAGCACGCCCTTCCGCAGGTCCAAGCAGTCTTGACTGCGGTCGAGGAGGGTGCGATGGTCATGGCGCAGAACAAGGCGCTGGATACGTGGCTCTGGCAGCTCAGAGATGCCGTGGAGTGCGCGGAGGACGTGCTCGACGAGCTGGAGTACTACGAGCTAGAGAAAACAGTACAAGATCGAGATAACGAGGTGCCTGGCATTCTCTCTAAATGTAGGAGAAAGTTTGACAGTTTCGTTAATCGTATCTTTAGCGATGACACACTGAAGAGGTTGAGGGAGGCCGTCAAGGGGTTGGATCGGGTCGTTGCCGGTATGGGGCCACTCCTTCAACTTGTTACTGGGTTATATGGCCCTGGCGTTAAGCGTCGAAAGATCGAGGAAGTCCGGAATGCTCGCGAGACTAGCTCCTTGTTAACCGAAAGTGAGGTGCTCGGACGAGACGAGGAGAGGGACTTGATAGTCGAATGGTTGATCAAACCGAGAGATACCGATGTCTCTGCTTTTACCATTGTTGGTATGGGTGGGTTCGGGAAGACTACCCTTGCTCAACTAGTTTATAGCGACGAAAGAGTGCGAGAGTACTTCGACCCGATTATGTGGGTTTGCGTTTCTCAAGACTTTGATGCAGCTGTGATAACAAGAAAGATGTTAGAAGGTGCAAGTAGTGAGAGTTTTGGCGACAAGAGTCTAAATGCGCTCCATTATATCCTTAAACAGAAAATTTTGTCGAAGCGCTTTTTGCTCAtgctagatgatgtttggaATGATGATAATACGATAGAGTGGGAGAAATTAGTTGCTCCTTTGAAATTTGGACAAAGAGGAAGCAAGATCCTTTTGACAACTCGAATGGGTTCAGTTGCAGATATGGTGGCAAAAGTGATGCAATGTAAAAAGGAATCTTTAAATCTAAATGGGTTGAAGGAGAGCGATTGTATGTCGCTTTTCAATAAGCACGCTTTTCTTGGTGTGAACCCTGATGATTATAAAAACTTGCGACCGATTGGCGAGCAGATAGTGAAGAAGCTTGGCGGATGCCCATTGGCAATAAAAGTTACGGGAGGGCTCCTGAACTCCTGCATGGATTATGACTATTGGAAAAGAATCTTGAAAAAAGACATTGTAGAATTACAACATAGAAAAGACGACATCATGACAATTTTGAGATTAAGCTATGATCACTTACCCACAAATTTACAACTCTGCTTTAGATATTGTAGTATATTTCCGCAGGATTTTATGTTTAAGAGGAAAGAGTTGGTCTATATGTGGACGGGTTCAGGTCTGATTCCGCAGTCTATTTGTGGGACACGGAGGCCAGAAGATATAGGAAAGGAATATTTAGATCTTCTGACAAGAAAATCATTCTTTACATGCAAAGCCAGTGAGCGTGGATTTGAAATTCCTAAATTTTATGTTATGCATGATCTGTTGCACGAACTAGCACAATCTGTTTCTCTAGGGGAATGCATCAGAATAGAAGGTGATGTTGTAGGAAAAACTATTCCACGAACAGTTCGACATTTATCTGTTGACAAGGTCAATATTCTTTCCATAAGAGAGATATCCAATCTTAAGAAATTGCGCACTCTTGTCATATCTATTAAGAAGAATCATGATCATAGTGCAGATCATGCACTTGTATTTAACGAGGTTATAAAAGGGTTTAAAAGCTTACGCTTATTCAGCTTATATGTGAATTTTGACTTTCATAGACTGCTCGATGCACTTTACTGGTTGATACACCTCCGCTACTTATCTCTTACCCTATCGCTTCCGCTAGAGGCAGTTATGAATAAAAGTTTCATGAATTTGTTTCCTCAATCTCTTTTTAGGCTTTATCACCTAGTAGTCATGAAGTTCTCGACCCCTGTTTTAATGACTTCTAGGAATATTGAATATGACGGCTTGACTAACTTGGTCAATTTGCGTTTGTTAGATCTTCCTCGTggtatgataaaaaatattcgtTATGTTAGCAAACTATCCTTCATCCGCAAAttggaatatttttttgtcCAAGAGGAGAGTGGTTACAAAATCAGTGAACTAAAGAACCTAAGAGACCTTCGTCGTTTGAATATTAGAGAACTTGAAAATGTGAGCACTTCTGAAGAAGCTACGGAGGCCAAGTTGAACGAGAAAGAATATCTCAAATCATTGTTATTGGGATGGTCCAGTGACCGCTGCCATAGTGCAGAGGCCGATGAGCAGCTGCTTGATAACCTCTGTCCACATATCAATGTCAGGAAATTGTGTATTGAAGAATACAAAGGCATTAAATCTCCATGTTGGATGACAGATTTGTATCTCATCAATTTGACATGCATCCAACTGGTCAACTGTAAAGAATGGGAGCACCTCCCACCTCTTGGGGGTTTGCCTTCGCTCAATATTATTCGGTTGAAGGGATTGGTCGCTGTAAAGCAAATAGGTTGTTCATTCTATGGGTGCGGTGGTGTATGTGCCTTTCCATCGTTGAAGCAACTATTCTTACTTGACATGCCTAACTTGGAGGAGTGGATTGGAATAGCTGATGGATGCATGTTTCCTCAGCTTCATACTATGGTAATCCGTGACTGCCCTAATTTGAGGGGAATGCCTACTTTGCCTCGTAGCCTTAGACTGTTGCTTATTTCTCATGTTGGATTGACTGCTCTTCCAGCAATAAATCAGGATTGCAAAAATGACAGT CCTCCATTTCCAAACAATGTCAGCCAAAAGAATCCAGTGGACTGCTTTCTGAAGCTTGGTAGACTATCAATTGACCATCATGCGCTCTTGCTCATGGAGCCAATAAGAAGTCTCACCTTCATTAGCAGTTTGACCCTCTCTGGTGCTTCGCAACTCACCTCCTTACCTGAGGAATGGATACTGCAAAATCACACTGCCCTCAAATTTTTAAGCATAAGGAATGCAGTCTCCCTTCAGTCCCTAACCCAGAGCATGACAAAACTGTGTTCTCTCGAGAATTTGGGTGTATATAATGCTAGTCTCATCCGGTCACTTCCAGATCTGCCTACTTCGCTGTGTACTCTATGCATCACCGGGTGTCACCCTGTGTTGAAGGAGCGATGCCAAGAGAATATAGGCCTTGATTGGCCCAAGATTGCCAACATCCGTTATGTGAGGATTGAATAG
- the LOC109717784 gene encoding putative disease resistance RPP13-like protein 1 isoform X1: MALPFIAESAASAIIENLVSTCSSYLEACPAAGGMQDELERLQHALPQVQAVLTAVEEGAMVMAQNKALDTWLWQLRDAVECAEDVLDELEYYELEKTVQDRDNEVPGILSKCRRKFDSFVNRIFSDDTLKRLREAVKGLDRVVAGMGPLLQLVTGLYGPGVKRRKIEEVRNARETSSLLTESEVLGRDEERDLIVEWLIKPRDTDVSAFTIVGMGGFGKTTLAQLVYSDERVREYFDPIMWVCVSQDFDAAVITRKMLEGASSESFGDKSLNALHYILKQKILSKRFLLMLDDVWNDDNTIEWEKLVAPLKFGQRGSKILLTTRMGSVADMVAKVMQCKKESLNLNGLKESDCMSLFNKHAFLGVNPDDYKNLRPIGEQIVKKLGGCPLAIKVTGGLLNSCMDYDYWKRILKKDIVELQHRKDDIMTILRLSYDHLPTNLQLCFRYCSIFPQDFMFKRKELVYMWTGSGLIPQSICGTRRPEDIGKEYLDLLTRKSFFTCKASERGFEIPKFYVMHDLLHELAQSVSLGECIRIEGDVVGKTIPRTVRHLSVDKVNILSIREISNLKKLRTLVISIKKNHDHSADHALVFNEVIKGFKSLRLFSLYVNFDFHRLLDALYWLIHLRYLSLTLSLPLEAVMNKSFMNLFPQSLFRLYHLVVMKFSTPVLMTSRNIEYDGLTNLVNLRLLDLPRGMIKNIRYVSKLSFIRKLEYFFVQEESGYKISELKNLRDLRRLNIRELENVSTSEEATEAKLNEKEYLKSLLLGWSSDRCHSAEADEQLLDNLCPHINVRKLCIEEYKGIKSPCWMTDLYLINLTCIQLVNCKEWEHLPPLGGLPSLNIIRLKGLVAVKQIGCSFYGCGGVCAFPSLKQLFLLDMPNLEEWIGIADGCMFPQLHTMVIRDCPNLRGMPTLPRSLRLLLISHVGLTALPAINQDCKNDSQQEHVMALESLIIEQCEKLNYFPTEFFGNLSLVKFLSIEKCPKLTKCGITDIQPPSALDRLIIGSCGNLEVALLWSANLTFLTCLDLLDCASIASLPPAQVCVRWTMLSHLAIKNCKELSSFGGIQALISLRSLEIEGCDKLIEVSLLQPPFPNNVSQKNPVDCFLKLGRLSIDHHALLLMEPIRSLTFISSLTLSGASQLTSLPEEWILQNHTALKFLSIRNAVSLQSLTQSMTKLCSLENLGVYNASLIRSLPDLPTSLCTLCITGCHPVLKERCQENIGLDWPKIANIRYVRIE; encoded by the exons ATGGCTTTACCTTTCATAGCCGAATCGGCGGCGTCGGCAATCATTGAGAATCTCGTTAGCACTTGCTCATCCTACCTCGAGGCGTGCCCGGCGGCCGGCGGCATGCAGGACGAGCTTGAACGGCTGCAGCACGCCCTTCCGCAGGTCCAAGCAGTCTTGACTGCGGTCGAGGAGGGTGCGATGGTCATGGCGCAGAACAAGGCGCTGGATACGTGGCTCTGGCAGCTCAGAGATGCCGTGGAGTGCGCGGAGGACGTGCTCGACGAGCTGGAGTACTACGAGCTAGAGAAAACAGTACAAGATCGAGATAACGAGGTGCCTGGCATTCTCTCTAAATGTAGGAGAAAGTTTGACAGTTTCGTTAATCGTATCTTTAGCGATGACACACTGAAGAGGTTGAGGGAGGCCGTCAAGGGGTTGGATCGGGTCGTTGCCGGTATGGGGCCACTCCTTCAACTTGTTACTGGGTTATATGGCCCTGGCGTTAAGCGTCGAAAGATCGAGGAAGTCCGGAATGCTCGCGAGACTAGCTCCTTGTTAACCGAAAGTGAGGTGCTCGGACGAGACGAGGAGAGGGACTTGATAGTCGAATGGTTGATCAAACCGAGAGATACCGATGTCTCTGCTTTTACCATTGTTGGTATGGGTGGGTTCGGGAAGACTACCCTTGCTCAACTAGTTTATAGCGACGAAAGAGTGCGAGAGTACTTCGACCCGATTATGTGGGTTTGCGTTTCTCAAGACTTTGATGCAGCTGTGATAACAAGAAAGATGTTAGAAGGTGCAAGTAGTGAGAGTTTTGGCGACAAGAGTCTAAATGCGCTCCATTATATCCTTAAACAGAAAATTTTGTCGAAGCGCTTTTTGCTCAtgctagatgatgtttggaATGATGATAATACGATAGAGTGGGAGAAATTAGTTGCTCCTTTGAAATTTGGACAAAGAGGAAGCAAGATCCTTTTGACAACTCGAATGGGTTCAGTTGCAGATATGGTGGCAAAAGTGATGCAATGTAAAAAGGAATCTTTAAATCTAAATGGGTTGAAGGAGAGCGATTGTATGTCGCTTTTCAATAAGCACGCTTTTCTTGGTGTGAACCCTGATGATTATAAAAACTTGCGACCGATTGGCGAGCAGATAGTGAAGAAGCTTGGCGGATGCCCATTGGCAATAAAAGTTACGGGAGGGCTCCTGAACTCCTGCATGGATTATGACTATTGGAAAAGAATCTTGAAAAAAGACATTGTAGAATTACAACATAGAAAAGACGACATCATGACAATTTTGAGATTAAGCTATGATCACTTACCCACAAATTTACAACTCTGCTTTAGATATTGTAGTATATTTCCGCAGGATTTTATGTTTAAGAGGAAAGAGTTGGTCTATATGTGGACGGGTTCAGGTCTGATTCCGCAGTCTATTTGTGGGACACGGAGGCCAGAAGATATAGGAAAGGAATATTTAGATCTTCTGACAAGAAAATCATTCTTTACATGCAAAGCCAGTGAGCGTGGATTTGAAATTCCTAAATTTTATGTTATGCATGATCTGTTGCACGAACTAGCACAATCTGTTTCTCTAGGGGAATGCATCAGAATAGAAGGTGATGTTGTAGGAAAAACTATTCCACGAACAGTTCGACATTTATCTGTTGACAAGGTCAATATTCTTTCCATAAGAGAGATATCCAATCTTAAGAAATTGCGCACTCTTGTCATATCTATTAAGAAGAATCATGATCATAGTGCAGATCATGCACTTGTATTTAACGAGGTTATAAAAGGGTTTAAAAGCTTACGCTTATTCAGCTTATATGTGAATTTTGACTTTCATAGACTGCTCGATGCACTTTACTGGTTGATACACCTCCGCTACTTATCTCTTACCCTATCGCTTCCGCTAGAGGCAGTTATGAATAAAAGTTTCATGAATTTGTTTCCTCAATCTCTTTTTAGGCTTTATCACCTAGTAGTCATGAAGTTCTCGACCCCTGTTTTAATGACTTCTAGGAATATTGAATATGACGGCTTGACTAACTTGGTCAATTTGCGTTTGTTAGATCTTCCTCGTggtatgataaaaaatattcgtTATGTTAGCAAACTATCCTTCATCCGCAAAttggaatatttttttgtcCAAGAGGAGAGTGGTTACAAAATCAGTGAACTAAAGAACCTAAGAGACCTTCGTCGTTTGAATATTAGAGAACTTGAAAATGTGAGCACTTCTGAAGAAGCTACGGAGGCCAAGTTGAACGAGAAAGAATATCTCAAATCATTGTTATTGGGATGGTCCAGTGACCGCTGCCATAGTGCAGAGGCCGATGAGCAGCTGCTTGATAACCTCTGTCCACATATCAATGTCAGGAAATTGTGTATTGAAGAATACAAAGGCATTAAATCTCCATGTTGGATGACAGATTTGTATCTCATCAATTTGACATGCATCCAACTGGTCAACTGTAAAGAATGGGAGCACCTCCCACCTCTTGGGGGTTTGCCTTCGCTCAATATTATTCGGTTGAAGGGATTGGTCGCTGTAAAGCAAATAGGTTGTTCATTCTATGGGTGCGGTGGTGTATGTGCCTTTCCATCGTTGAAGCAACTATTCTTACTTGACATGCCTAACTTGGAGGAGTGGATTGGAATAGCTGATGGATGCATGTTTCCTCAGCTTCATACTATGGTAATCCGTGACTGCCCTAATTTGAGGGGAATGCCTACTTTGCCTCGTAGCCTTAGACTGTTGCTTATTTCTCATGTTGGATTGACTGCTCTTCCAGCAATAAATCAGGATTGCAAAAATGACAGT CAGCAAGAACATGTTATGGCTCTTGAAAGCTTAATCATCGAACAATGTGAGAAGCTCAATTATTTTCCAACAGAATTTTTTGGGAATTTGAGCCTTGTAAAATTCTTGAGTATAGAAAAGTGCCCGAAGTTGACAAAATGTGGGATCACAGACATCCAACCGCCTTCTGCACTCGATAGACTCATTATTGGGTCATGCGGCAACCTTGAGGTGGCATTGCTCTGGTCAGCGAATTTAACCTTTCTTACTTGTTTGGATTTACTCGATTGTGCAAGTATAGCATCCCTTCCCCCAGCACAAGTGTGTGTGCGATGGACCATGCTCTCCCATTTAGCAATAAAAAACTGCAAAGAACTATCATCATTTGGTGGAATACAAGCTCTCATATCCCTTCGTTCTTTAGAAATTGAAGGGTGTGATAAGCTAATTGAAGTTTCCCTGCTGCAGCCTCCATTTCCAAACAATGTCAGCCAAAAGAATCCAGTGGACTGCTTTCTGAAGCTTGGTAGACTATCAATTGACCATCATGCGCTCTTGCTCATGGAGCCAATAAGAAGTCTCACCTTCATTAGCAGTTTGACCCTCTCTGGTGCTTCGCAACTCACCTCCTTACCTGAGGAATGGATACTGCAAAATCACACTGCCCTCAAATTTTTAAGCATAAGGAATGCAGTCTCCCTTCAGTCCCTAACCCAGAGCATGACAAAACTGTGTTCTCTCGAGAATTTGGGTGTATATAATGCTAGTCTCATCCGGTCACTTCCAGATCTGCCTACTTCGCTGTGTACTCTATGCATCACCGGGTGTCACCCTGTGTTGAAGGAGCGATGCCAAGAGAATATAGGCCTTGATTGGCCCAAGATTGCCAACATCCGTTATGTGAGGATTGAATAG
- the LOC109717784 gene encoding putative disease resistance RPP13-like protein 1 isoform X3 has translation MALPFIAESAASAIIENLVSTCSSYLEACPAAGGMQDELERLQHALPQVQAVLTAVEEGAMVMAQNKALDTWLWQLRDAVECAEDVLDELEYYELEKTVQDRDNEVPGILSKCRRKFDSFVNRIFSDDTLKRLREAVKGLDRVVAGMGPLLQLVTGLYGPGVKRRKIEEVRNARETSSLLTESEVLGRDEERDLIVEWLIKPRDTDVSAFTIVGMGGFGKTTLAQLVYSDERVREYFDPIMWVCVSQDFDAAVITRKMLEGASSESFGDKSLNALHYILKQKILSKRFLLMLDDVWNDDNTIEWEKLVAPLKFGQRGSKILLTTRMGSVADMVAKVMQCKKESLNLNGLKESDCMSLFNKHAFLGVNPDDYKNLRPIGEQIVKKLGGCPLAIKVTGGLLNSCMDYDYWKRILKKDIVELQHRKDDIMTILRLSYDHLPTNLQLCFRYCSIFPQDFMFKRKELVYMWTGSGLIPQSICGTRRPEDIGKEYLDLLTRKSFFTCKASERGFEIPKFYVMHDLLHELAQSVSLGECIRIEGDVVGKTIPRTVRHLSVDKVNILSIREISNLKKLRTLVISIKKNHDHSADHALVFNEVIKGFKSLRLFSLYVNFDFHRLLDALYWLIHLRYLSLTLSLPLEAVMNKSFMNLFPQSLFRLYHLVVMKFSTPVLMTSRNIEYDGLTNLVNLRLLDLPRGMIKNIRYVSKLSFIRKLEYFFVQEESGYKISELKNLRDLRRLNIRELENVSTSEEATEAKLNEKEYLKSLLLGWSSDRCHSAEADEQLLDNLCPHINVRKLCIEEYKGIKSPCWMTDLYLINLTCIQLVNCKEWEHLPPLGGLPSLNIIRLKGLVAVKQIGCSFYGCGGVCAFPSLKQLFLLDMPNLEEWIGIADGCMFPQLHTMVIRDCPNLRGMPTLPRSLRLLLISHVGLTALPAINQDCKNDSQQEHVMALESLIIEQCEKLNYFPTEFFGNLSLVKFLSIEKCPKLTKCGITDIQPPSALDRLIIGSCGNLEVALLCLHFQTMSAKRIQWTAF, from the exons ATGGCTTTACCTTTCATAGCCGAATCGGCGGCGTCGGCAATCATTGAGAATCTCGTTAGCACTTGCTCATCCTACCTCGAGGCGTGCCCGGCGGCCGGCGGCATGCAGGACGAGCTTGAACGGCTGCAGCACGCCCTTCCGCAGGTCCAAGCAGTCTTGACTGCGGTCGAGGAGGGTGCGATGGTCATGGCGCAGAACAAGGCGCTGGATACGTGGCTCTGGCAGCTCAGAGATGCCGTGGAGTGCGCGGAGGACGTGCTCGACGAGCTGGAGTACTACGAGCTAGAGAAAACAGTACAAGATCGAGATAACGAGGTGCCTGGCATTCTCTCTAAATGTAGGAGAAAGTTTGACAGTTTCGTTAATCGTATCTTTAGCGATGACACACTGAAGAGGTTGAGGGAGGCCGTCAAGGGGTTGGATCGGGTCGTTGCCGGTATGGGGCCACTCCTTCAACTTGTTACTGGGTTATATGGCCCTGGCGTTAAGCGTCGAAAGATCGAGGAAGTCCGGAATGCTCGCGAGACTAGCTCCTTGTTAACCGAAAGTGAGGTGCTCGGACGAGACGAGGAGAGGGACTTGATAGTCGAATGGTTGATCAAACCGAGAGATACCGATGTCTCTGCTTTTACCATTGTTGGTATGGGTGGGTTCGGGAAGACTACCCTTGCTCAACTAGTTTATAGCGACGAAAGAGTGCGAGAGTACTTCGACCCGATTATGTGGGTTTGCGTTTCTCAAGACTTTGATGCAGCTGTGATAACAAGAAAGATGTTAGAAGGTGCAAGTAGTGAGAGTTTTGGCGACAAGAGTCTAAATGCGCTCCATTATATCCTTAAACAGAAAATTTTGTCGAAGCGCTTTTTGCTCAtgctagatgatgtttggaATGATGATAATACGATAGAGTGGGAGAAATTAGTTGCTCCTTTGAAATTTGGACAAAGAGGAAGCAAGATCCTTTTGACAACTCGAATGGGTTCAGTTGCAGATATGGTGGCAAAAGTGATGCAATGTAAAAAGGAATCTTTAAATCTAAATGGGTTGAAGGAGAGCGATTGTATGTCGCTTTTCAATAAGCACGCTTTTCTTGGTGTGAACCCTGATGATTATAAAAACTTGCGACCGATTGGCGAGCAGATAGTGAAGAAGCTTGGCGGATGCCCATTGGCAATAAAAGTTACGGGAGGGCTCCTGAACTCCTGCATGGATTATGACTATTGGAAAAGAATCTTGAAAAAAGACATTGTAGAATTACAACATAGAAAAGACGACATCATGACAATTTTGAGATTAAGCTATGATCACTTACCCACAAATTTACAACTCTGCTTTAGATATTGTAGTATATTTCCGCAGGATTTTATGTTTAAGAGGAAAGAGTTGGTCTATATGTGGACGGGTTCAGGTCTGATTCCGCAGTCTATTTGTGGGACACGGAGGCCAGAAGATATAGGAAAGGAATATTTAGATCTTCTGACAAGAAAATCATTCTTTACATGCAAAGCCAGTGAGCGTGGATTTGAAATTCCTAAATTTTATGTTATGCATGATCTGTTGCACGAACTAGCACAATCTGTTTCTCTAGGGGAATGCATCAGAATAGAAGGTGATGTTGTAGGAAAAACTATTCCACGAACAGTTCGACATTTATCTGTTGACAAGGTCAATATTCTTTCCATAAGAGAGATATCCAATCTTAAGAAATTGCGCACTCTTGTCATATCTATTAAGAAGAATCATGATCATAGTGCAGATCATGCACTTGTATTTAACGAGGTTATAAAAGGGTTTAAAAGCTTACGCTTATTCAGCTTATATGTGAATTTTGACTTTCATAGACTGCTCGATGCACTTTACTGGTTGATACACCTCCGCTACTTATCTCTTACCCTATCGCTTCCGCTAGAGGCAGTTATGAATAAAAGTTTCATGAATTTGTTTCCTCAATCTCTTTTTAGGCTTTATCACCTAGTAGTCATGAAGTTCTCGACCCCTGTTTTAATGACTTCTAGGAATATTGAATATGACGGCTTGACTAACTTGGTCAATTTGCGTTTGTTAGATCTTCCTCGTggtatgataaaaaatattcgtTATGTTAGCAAACTATCCTTCATCCGCAAAttggaatatttttttgtcCAAGAGGAGAGTGGTTACAAAATCAGTGAACTAAAGAACCTAAGAGACCTTCGTCGTTTGAATATTAGAGAACTTGAAAATGTGAGCACTTCTGAAGAAGCTACGGAGGCCAAGTTGAACGAGAAAGAATATCTCAAATCATTGTTATTGGGATGGTCCAGTGACCGCTGCCATAGTGCAGAGGCCGATGAGCAGCTGCTTGATAACCTCTGTCCACATATCAATGTCAGGAAATTGTGTATTGAAGAATACAAAGGCATTAAATCTCCATGTTGGATGACAGATTTGTATCTCATCAATTTGACATGCATCCAACTGGTCAACTGTAAAGAATGGGAGCACCTCCCACCTCTTGGGGGTTTGCCTTCGCTCAATATTATTCGGTTGAAGGGATTGGTCGCTGTAAAGCAAATAGGTTGTTCATTCTATGGGTGCGGTGGTGTATGTGCCTTTCCATCGTTGAAGCAACTATTCTTACTTGACATGCCTAACTTGGAGGAGTGGATTGGAATAGCTGATGGATGCATGTTTCCTCAGCTTCATACTATGGTAATCCGTGACTGCCCTAATTTGAGGGGAATGCCTACTTTGCCTCGTAGCCTTAGACTGTTGCTTATTTCTCATGTTGGATTGACTGCTCTTCCAGCAATAAATCAGGATTGCAAAAATGACAGT CAGCAAGAACATGTTATGGCTCTTGAAAGCTTAATCATCGAACAATGTGAGAAGCTCAATTATTTTCCAACAGAATTTTTTGGGAATTTGAGCCTTGTAAAATTCTTGAGTATAGAAAAGTGCCCGAAGTTGACAAAATGTGGGATCACAGACATCCAACCGCCTTCTGCACTCGATAGACTCATTATTGGGTCATGCGGCAACCTTGAGGTGGCATTGCTCTG CCTCCATTTCCAAACAATGTCAGCCAAAAGAATCCAGTGGACTGCTTTCTGA